From Hirundo rustica isolate bHirRus1 chromosome 1, bHirRus1.pri.v3, whole genome shotgun sequence, a single genomic window includes:
- the KLHL7 gene encoding kelch-like protein 7, whose protein sequence is MAAPGSEKSSKKKTEKKLAAREEAKLLASFMGVMNAMRKQKTLCDVILMVQERKIPAHRVVLASASHFFNLMFTTNMIESKSFEVELKDAEPDIIEQLVEFAYTARISVNSNNVQSLLDAANQYQIEPVKKMCVDFLKEQVDASNCLGISVLAECLDCPELKATADDFIHQHFTEVYKTDEFLQLDVKRVTHLLNQDTLTVRAEDQVYDAAVRWLKYDEPNRQPYMVDILAKVRFPLISKNFLSKTVQAEPLIQDNPECLKMVISGMRYHLLSPEDREELVEGTRPRRKKHDYRIALFGGSQPQSCRYFNPKDYSWTDIRCPFEKRRDAACVFWDNVVYILGGSQLFPIKRMDCYNVVKDSWYSKLGPPTPRDSLAACAAEGKIYTSGGSEVGNSALYLFECYDTRTESWHTKPSMLTQRCSHGMVEANGLIYVCGGSLGNNVSGRVLNSCEVYDPATETWTELCPMIEARKNHGLVFVKDKIFAVGGQNSLGGLDNVEYYDIKMNEWKTVSPMPWKGVTVKCAAVGSIVYVLAGFQGVGRLGHILEYNTETDKWIANSKVRAFPVTNCLICVVDTCGANEETLEI, encoded by the exons ATGGCCGCGCCCGGGTCGGAGAAGAGCAGCAAGAAGAAGACGGAGAAGAAGCTCGCCGCCCGCGAGGAGGCGAAGCTGCTCGCCTCCTTCATGGGCGTCATGAACGCCATGCGCAAGCAG AAAACTCTTTGTGATGTCATTCTTATGGTTCAAGAAAGAAAGATCCCAGCTCACCGTGTTGTGCTTGCTTCAGCCAGTCATTTTTTTAACCTGATGTTTACTA CAAACATGATTGAATCAAAGTCCTTTGAAGTGGAGCTAAAAGATGCAGAGCCTGACATCATTGAACAGCTCGTGGAGTTTGCTTATACTGCAAG AATCTCGGTTAACAGCAATAATGTCCAGTCTCTACTAGATGCAGCAAACCAGTATCAGATTGAACctgtgaaaaaaatgtgtgtggactttttaaaagaacaagtTGATGCTTCCAATTGTCTTG GCATAAGTGTGCTAGCAGAATGCTTAGACTGCCCGGAACTGAAAGCCACTGCAGATGACTTCATCCATCAGCATTTCACTGAGGTTTACAAGACAGATGAGTTTCTTCAGCTTGATGTTAAGCGTGTGACCCATCTCCTGAACCAAGATACATTGACAGTGAGGGCAGAAGACCAG GTTTATGATGCAGCAGTCAGATGGCTGAAGTATGATGAGCCGAATCGCCAGCCGTACATGGTTGATATTCTTGCTAAAGTCCGATTTCCTCTAATATCAAAGAACTTCTTAAGTAAAACAGTTCAGGCTGAGCCACTTATTCAGGATAACCCAGAATGCCTTAAAATGGTGATCA GTGGGATGCGATACCACCTCCTTTCCCCAGAAGACCGAGAAGAGTTAGTGGAAGGTACCCGCCCACGAAGAAAAAAGCATGATTATCGCATTGCTTTGTTTGGAGGCTCTCAGCCCCAGTCCTGCAGATATTTTAATCCCAAG GATTACAGCTGGACAGACATCCGATGTCCCTTTGAAAAGCGCAGGGATGCAGCTTGTGTCTTCTGGGACAACGTAGTTTATATTTTGGGTggttcccagctcttccctaTAAAGCGAATGGACTGCTACAATGTGGTGAAGGATAGCTGGTATTCCAAGCTAGGACCTCCAACACCTCGAGATAGCcttgcagcctgtgctgctgagggcaAAATTTATACATCTGGTGGTTCAGAAGTGG gcaattCTGCACTGTATTTATTTGAATGCTATGACACGAGAACAGAGAGCTGGCACACAAAGCCCAGCATGCTGACTCAGCGATGCAGCCATGGAATGGTAGAGGCGAATGGGCTCATTTATGTATGCGGAGGGAGCCTGGGAAACAATGTTTCCGGAAGAGTCCTGAATTCCTGTGAAGTTTATGATCCAGCCACAGAAAC GTGGACTGAACTGTGTCCAATGATTGAAGCCAGAAAGAATCATGGGCTGGTGTTTGTAAAGgacaaaatatttgctgtggGTGGACAAAATAGTTTAG GTGGCCTTGATAATGTAGAATATTACGATATCAAGATGAATGAATGGAAGACAGTGTCTCCGATGCCATGGAAAGGTGTAACAGTGAAGTGTGCTGCGGTGGGATCTATAGTCTATGTCCTGGCTGGTTTTCAGGGTGTTGGCCGCTTAGGGCACATTCTTGAATATAACACTGAAACAGACAAGTGGATAGCCAACTCCAAAGTCCGTGCTTTCCCAGTGACGAATTGCTTAATCTGTGTTGTAGACACTTGTGGGGCAAATGAAGAAACTCTAGAGATCTGA